Proteins encoded in a region of the Nicotiana tomentosiformis chromosome 9, ASM39032v3, whole genome shotgun sequence genome:
- the LOC104121534 gene encoding uncharacterized protein, giving the protein MIKKRAAGTLELDEMSTVRAEIAKLNNQMSKMEMGQGNQMQQVQRLAIYCEFCGDGHMSDQCPVNHESIYYVCQKGRGPMNQNNQYGNTYNPNWRIHPNFSWGGNQTIQNQYMPQGNYNQPQNPPQHVEESTNEMLKKLLIDNQQLQTDNQQLRTEFRNIERQIGNGRELEEVPKRKKEQVTPNGELIPKTMGEAKKETEESEKTPIARPPPPFPQRLKKKSDDRMFNKFLDMLIQIKLNLPLVDVLREIPKYAKYIKDIGVNKRRLTEFETMALTEECTLRIQKTLP; this is encoded by the exons ATGATAAAAAAGAGAGCAGCAGGTACCCTCGAGCTGGATGAGATGTCAACCGTGCGAGCAGAGATTGCTAAACTAAACAACCAAATGTCTAAGATGGAAATGGGTCAAGGGAATCAAATGCAACAGGTTCAGAGGTTGgctatatattgtgaattttgtGGAGATGGCCATATGAGTGACCAATGTCCGGTGAATCATGAATCTATCTATTATGTTTGCCAGAAAGGCAGAGGTCCAATGAACCAGAATAATCAATATGGGAACACCTATAATCCCAACTGGAGGATCCACCCGAATTTCTCATGGGGTGGGAACCAGACCATTCAGAATCAATACATGCCTCAAGGGAACTACAATCAGCCTCAAAATCCACCTCAACATGTAGAAGAAAGCACTAATGAAATGTTGAAAAAACTATTGATTGACAACCAGCAACTTCAAACAGATAATCAGCAATTGAGGACTGAATTTCGAAACATAGAGAGGCAGATAGG GAATGGAAGAGAATTAGAAGAGGtcccaaaaagaaagaaagaacaagtcACTCCTAATGGTGAACTAATCCCCAAAACTATGGGAGAAGCTAAGAAAGAAACCGAAGAAAGTGAAAAGACTCCGATTGCAAGGCCACCACCTCCTTTCCCACAACGATTGAAGAAGAAAAGTGATGACaggatgttcaacaaatttcttgaTATGCTAATCCAAATTAAATTGAATCTTCCATTGGTTGATGTGCTACGTGAAATCccaaaatatgctaagtacataaaagatattgGGGTTAACAAAAGGAGGTTGACAGAGTTTGAGACTATGGCACTTACTGAAGAGTGCACCTTGAGAATTCAAAAAACATTGCCGTAA